The stretch of DNA AGTCGATCAGTGTGTGCACACGGTGCCAGACACGGCTCCGGATCTCCCACATCCTGTGGAGGTCGGACACGTAACCGGTCAGGAAGCGGGCGAGCAGCCGCAGGAACCGGATGTCCCGGTCGCCGAGGGACGGCTGCGGATGCCGGTGGAGGCACCCGACCAACCCGTAGAGGTTCCCATCCGTGTCGAGGATCGGGGTCGCCGCGTAGGCGCCGATACCCAGGTCCTGTACCGAGATGATGTCCGCGGTGCGGGGGTTCCGCCGCGTGTCGGGGATCAGTTCCGGGAGGTCCCCGGCGAGCACCCGCCCGAACACGCCGGCGTCGCGGCGGATGGTGCAGCCGAGGGCGAGACCGAACGGCTGGGCGTTGCCGGAGAGTCCCTGAAGGATCAGAAGACCACCGTCAAGGCGGCCGAGCCAGGCGATCTCCATCCGCAGCCGTCGCCGGAGCAGATCCAGCAGACCCATCAGTGCATCGCCGGGTGCGCAGACCTCGCTGCGCGGTCCCAGACAGCCATGATGGGCGGCCATACCCCTCCTCCTAACAGGTCAGGCCCTCCCGACCGGAGTTACCCACCTCACCGAGCCGCACACCACGCACCCGGATGGACACATCGCGTATCGGACGGGCGATTCGCCCCACGCGTGGACGCGTCACGCAGGGTCATACGGCCGTGGGCCGTCAACACCACCACCGGCCTGAAATATCACCAGAATGACGATTGTGGGCCACCGTCCGCCGCGCGGGCGAAGCCCGCCCTCCGTTGCGGATGTTCACCGGGCGGACGTCCTGTGCGTCGGGGCGGCGCCGTGGTGCGCGACACCCTCGCGCACACGCATCTGCACATGCGTCTACGATCACGAATCGTGCCGGATTGGGTCGGTTCGCGGTGGTCGCCAGACATCTTTCCCGGGGCTCCGGCGTTCGCCGCGGGTATCGATCGAGAGCAGGTCGCGGCGGCTCTGCCCGGCTACGACCTCGGCCGGGAACTCGGCGCGGGCGGTTTCGGGCAGGTCTTCGAAGGCTGGCACCGTGGCCTGCAACGCCACGTCGCGGTGAAGGTGCTGTACACGCGGGGTCACGGCGCGCAGATCGATGACCTGGTCCGGGAGGCGCGGTTACTGGCTCGACTCGATCATCCGCACATCATCCGCGTGTACGACTACGTCCACGCTCAGGCGGGCGACCTGCATCTGATCGTGATGGAGCTGATGGCGGGCGGACCGTTGTCCCGCCGGCAGCAGACGATGACCCAGCGGGCGGCCTGCGCGGTCGGCCTGGCGGTGGCTGGCGCCCTCGCGTACGCGCACTCCCAGGGCGTCCTGCACCGCGACATCAAACCCGACAACATGCTGTTCGACGCCGTAGGTCTGCTGAAGGTGGCCGACTTCGGAATCGCGAAGCTCCTGAGCGGCGTGTCGGGCGGCCGGAACACCGTGATCGGAACGCCCCTGTTCATGCCGCCCGAGCAGCTCGTCGGGGGTTCGCTCAGCCCGGCCACCGATCTTTACGCGCTGGGCGTGGTCCTTCAGTTGCTGCTCACCGGCGGGTCCGCGGTGGAGGCGACCCTTTCCCCGTCTCCCGGGCCTCGGCCTGATTCGGACCACACGGGATTACTACCGCGGGCACTCGCGGACCCCCTGCGCGACGTGATCCAGCACGCTCTGGAAGCGGACCCGGCTGCCCGCCCGCCGACCGCGCACGCCTTCGGGCTCGCACTCGCCACGGCCGCGGCATCCGCCTTCGGACCTGGCTGGCTGACCCAGTCCGCCGTGCCGGTGCGGCTCGAGGACGACATCCGAGCCGCCGCGGAGCCGCACGCCGGAAGCGCCGCGCCGGTCCCGCCCGCCCCTCTTCCCCCGCCGCGCAGGGACACGCCGGTGGCAGCCCGGCGTGGCGATGCCCTGGGTGCGGGACGGCACGCCCGGCCCCGTGCCCGGTTGGCCCTGCCGCGGCGTCGCATCCTCGCCGCCGGCCTGTTCGCCGTAGCCGGTGCCGTCCCCGCCGGATATCTCCTTGCCGCCGCCCTGACGAAAGATCCGGGAGGCGGTGTCGCCGATCCGCTGGGTGTGCTGCCACAGCGGCACACCGACTGGATCCTCTCCCTGAGGTTCTCGCCGGACGGCATGATTCTCGCAAGCGGGAGCAAGGACGGGACGGTGCGCCTGTGGGACATGACGGATCCCGCGGCCCCGCGTTCGATCGGAGGGCCCCTGCCGGGACGCAGCCCGGGTGTGACCTCCGTGGCCTTCTCGCCCGACGGGAACACCCTGGCCAGCGCCAACTGGGACGGCACCCTGCAACTCTGGGACATCACCGACCGGGCCAGCCCACAATCCCTCGGCGCGCCACTGCCCGCCCACGCCATCCTCGCGAACTCGGTGGTCTTCCTCGACCGCGGCCAGACGCTGGCCAGCGCAGGTCGCCAGGAGACCCGTCTGTGGAACATCACGGACGGCGCCGCACCGGAGCCGATCGGACCGCCCATCCTCGGCGACACGGACTGGCCGAGACTGGTGGTGGTCGACAGACCCAGAATGCTCCTGGCACGGGTCGGCGAGAACCGGACCATCCGGATCTGGGACGTCTCGAACGCGGCGAGCCCCCACGAGCGCACCAGGCTCGTCTCCGGCCATGCCGGCGCAGTCCACTGCGTCGCGTTCACCCAGGATCTGCGCCTCATGGCCACCGGCGGCAAGGACGCCACCCTGCGGCTGTGGAACACCGTCGACCTCGCCAGGCCCGAGATGATCGGAAAGCCCGTGACCGGCCATCACAACACCATCTGGTCGGTGCTGTTCTCTCCGGACGACAGGATCGTGGCGACCGCCAGCTATGACGGCACGATGGGCATCTGGAACGTGGAGGACCCCGAACATCCCCGGCTCGAGGGGATGGTTCCGTCCGGCCAGGAAGGCTGGTTGATGTCCCTCGCGTGCTCCCTCGACCGAGCCGCACCCGTCCTGGCCAGCGGCAGCCAGGACGGAACCATACGGCTCTGGCGGCTCACCGGGACCGGCTCCGACCAGCGGTCCTGAACAGGCGCCGGACGAACGCGGTCATTCCGATGTGATCCGAACGGGGTCGAGCAACTGCCTCCTCGCACGCGCCTGCGGACGACAGGGCTAGCCGGTCTGGAGGTTGAAGATCGTGCGGCGGATGTCGTCGATGGTCTGGTCGAGGGCGTTGGTGGCGGCGGTCAGGCGGGCCGCGGCCAGGTCGCCGATGAGACGGATGAGCGACTGCAGCTGCAGGCCGACCGCGAACAGCCGCTGGATGACCTGGTCGTGCAGGTCGCGGGCGATGCGGTCGCGGTCCTTGAAGACCGCGAGGCGGGCTCGCTCCTGCTGGGCGTGGACGAGTTCGAGGGCGAGCGAGGCGTCGTTGGCGAATGCCTGTACCAGGTCGTGGTCGCGGGGCTGGTGGTGCTCGATGCCGGCGCGGTTGCAGAGGATGAGCGTGGCCGGGGCGTTGCCGGTGATGCGCATGGGGACGACGAGCGCGGTGGCGAAGGGCAGGTCCGGCACGGGGGTGAGCCGGCTGCCGTGGAGATCGAGACGGTCGAGGATGACCATCGCGCCGCGGGCCAGTTCGTCCAGGGTGCGCTCGTCGGAGAGCCGGATCGTCAGGCCACGGAGTTCTTCGGGCCCGACCGGGAGGCCGGCGGCGATGTCGGCCGTCGTCACCACCAGGTTGCCGTTCTCGTCGGGAACCGCGACCGTGGCGAGGTCGACGCCGGCCATCTGGCGGGCCAGGGTGGCGACCGTGTCGAAGGCGGTCACCTGGTCCGGAGCCACGAGGACGGCGGCCGTCATCCGAGCGCTGGCCGCGAGCCAGGCGTTGCCGCGTTCCGCCCGCTCGTAGAGCCGGCGCAGCTCGTGTTCCGCGCGCTCCCGCTCGATCGCGGCGGTGAGGACGTGCGCGACGGACTGGACGAACGTGGTCTCGTCCTCGGTGAAGCGACGGGACTGCGGCGATCGGGCGATCGCCAGGAGGCCGTACGGCGACCAGTGGCTGCCGATTCGTACGGTGAGGATGGTCAGATCGTTGTCGCCGTGCGATGCGTAGCGGGTCTCCGCGAGCCGGGCGCTCACCGCCGCCGCGCCTGCGCCGGGGCCCGCGCCCCTGCCCCCGCCTGATTCCACGGCCAGGCCCGCTTCCGCACCCGCACCCGCACCCGGCACTGCATCTGTACTCGGCGACGTGCCTTTACTCGGCCCCGTACCCGTATCCGGCCCAGCGCCTGGACTTGTACCAGGCCCCGCACCTGTTCCCGCCTCGGTTCCGGTCGGCCCGCCGCTGTCGTCGAGGCGGATGAGCTCGCATTCGGTCGCGTCCAGCGTCGAGGTCACCAGCGCCGTCGCCTCGGCCACCAGGCTGTCGACGTCGTGACCGGACACGGCATGGTCGCCGAGCCGCGCGAGGCCCGCCTGGCGGCGCTCGGCCCGGCGCAGGTCGGTGACGTCGGCGAGCACGAGCGCGAGCAGGTCGTCGCCGTCCTGCGCATAAGGGATCACCGACACCCGCAGGGAGAGGACGGGGCCGTTGCCGACGGTGACGTCGATGTCGCCGGTCTGTGCCTGACGGGTCGTGATCGCGGTTGAGATCAGGCCCCAGGGCCCGCTGAGGGCCCGCTGCCACTGCCGTGGGTCGACCGGCCGTAGCAGCTCCACCAGGTGCGCGAGCGGCGTGCCGATGCGCTGCGGCCTGCCCGCGATCCGGTCGATGACCGGTGAGGCGCGCCGCAGCCGCCGGTCAGCGCCGCCGTACAGGGCGACGCCGACCGGCAGGTCCCCACCGGGGACCTGCGCTGATACCAGCTCCAGCAGCGCGGCGTGTTCACCGATCGTCTCCGTGCCGTGGCGGGAGGCGGTGACGTCGAGGATCGTGCCGGTGTTGCCGACCACCTCGCCGGCGTCGTCGCGGATGACCATCGCCCGGATCTGGACCCGGCGGTAGCTGCCGTCCCGGGTGCGGTACCGGGTCTCGTGGTGGCAGTGGTCGGCGCCGCCGGCCACCACCGCCATGAACAGCGCGATCGTGTGCTGCAGCTCGTCGGGGTGGACATAGTCCAGGAAGCGTGATCCGAGGCTGGGACCGACCTCGAAGCCGGTCAGCCGTGTCCACGCCTGGTTGAGGTAGGTCCAACGGCCCTCGGCGTCGGTCTGGAACACGACCTCGCCGAGTGTGTCGAGTAGCCGGAGGGCGTCCTGACCCCGGTCAGGAAGCGGGACGGCATCAGATGCTGACGAGATCATCGGGCCCCCTCGGCGATCAGGATCGCGCCGAACGCGCCGCGCAGTAGGTATCCCTGTTCTGGCCCAGTGGCAGCAGGCGGGGCACGGCGTAGGCGGTACGCAGGACGGTCGCGGTCGCCGCGGCGGTCGTCTCGATCTCGCGCTGGATCTGTACGCGGGCCTCGGCGGTGGGTGCGTTCACCAGGCGTTCGGCGTTGCGCCAGGCTGTCTCACGCCAGGCCACGAGAATCTGCATGAGCACCGTGTAGGACAGGCCCAGCGGGCTCGCGATGTCGTCGATGGAGGGATCGAACCGATCCGCGGCCTCCCGCAGCAGGGGGTCGATCACCCGGTTGAGCATGACGTTGACCTTGTCGTGGTCCGCCTTGCGGCTCTGGCCGCCCGCCGTCACCAGCCCCAGCGAGGCGAGCACCAGCGGCAGGTCCCGGTTCACGTGCGCGTTCATCCCGAGCAGGATGTTCCCGGCGCCGGCGAGCTGGCGGCCGGCCGCCGCGTCGAAGGCGATCTGCCAGGCAGGGGAGACACCGCCGCCGCCGTCGCCGGCGAGCCAGGCGTCGTAGGCATGGAAGTAGTACGCGGCGAAGACGGCGTCCTCGGTGTTGACGTAGGCGACGTCCGCGAAGAAGGCGGGCTGGGCGGCCGTGCGCCGGTACTCCTCGGTGGTCCGCAGATAGGTCAGGGCGAACACCGCGTTGTGGTCGCAGCTCGCCGCGAGCGGCGCGAAGCGGCTCTGCATCTGAGTGATCGTCGCGTCGACGCACTCCGGGGCCCCGTCGGCACACTGCTGCGCCTGCGTGGGGGAGTAGGCGGCTGGTAGCGGCGGCAGCAGGCCCGACCAGCCGATGAACAGCGGCTCGGTGGTTGTGATGTTGGTTGTGGTGGTGGTCGTGGCGGTGGCGGTGGCGGGCACGGCCGTAGCCAGGGAAAGCCCCGCCGAAAGGAGGCCTGCGATAAATGAAATGA from Parafrankia irregularis encodes:
- a CDS encoding WD40 repeat domain-containing serine/threonine protein kinase; amino-acid sequence: MPDWVGSRWSPDIFPGAPAFAAGIDREQVAAALPGYDLGRELGAGGFGQVFEGWHRGLQRHVAVKVLYTRGHGAQIDDLVREARLLARLDHPHIIRVYDYVHAQAGDLHLIVMELMAGGPLSRRQQTMTQRAACAVGLAVAGALAYAHSQGVLHRDIKPDNMLFDAVGLLKVADFGIAKLLSGVSGGRNTVIGTPLFMPPEQLVGGSLSPATDLYALGVVLQLLLTGGSAVEATLSPSPGPRPDSDHTGLLPRALADPLRDVIQHALEADPAARPPTAHAFGLALATAAASAFGPGWLTQSAVPVRLEDDIRAAAEPHAGSAAPVPPAPLPPPRRDTPVAARRGDALGAGRHARPRARLALPRRRILAAGLFAVAGAVPAGYLLAAALTKDPGGGVADPLGVLPQRHTDWILSLRFSPDGMILASGSKDGTVRLWDMTDPAAPRSIGGPLPGRSPGVTSVAFSPDGNTLASANWDGTLQLWDITDRASPQSLGAPLPAHAILANSVVFLDRGQTLASAGRQETRLWNITDGAAPEPIGPPILGDTDWPRLVVVDRPRMLLARVGENRTIRIWDVSNAASPHERTRLVSGHAGAVHCVAFTQDLRLMATGGKDATLRLWNTVDLARPEMIGKPVTGHHNTIWSVLFSPDDRIVATASYDGTMGIWNVEDPEHPRLEGMVPSGQEGWLMSLACSLDRAAPVLASGSQDGTIRLWRLTGTGSDQRS
- a CDS encoding PAS domain-containing protein — protein: MISSASDAVPLPDRGQDALRLLDTLGEVVFQTDAEGRWTYLNQAWTRLTGFEVGPSLGSRFLDYVHPDELQHTIALFMAVVAGGADHCHHETRYRTRDGSYRRVQIRAMVIRDDAGEVVGNTGTILDVTASRHGTETIGEHAALLELVSAQVPGGDLPVGVALYGGADRRLRRASPVIDRIAGRPQRIGTPLAHLVELLRPVDPRQWQRALSGPWGLISTAITTRQAQTGDIDVTVGNGPVLSLRVSVIPYAQDGDDLLALVLADVTDLRRAERRQAGLARLGDHAVSGHDVDSLVAEATALVTSTLDATECELIRLDDSGGPTGTEAGTGAGPGTSPGAGPDTGTGPSKGTSPSTDAVPGAGAGAEAGLAVESGGGRGAGPGAGAAAVSARLAETRYASHGDNDLTILTVRIGSHWSPYGLLAIARSPQSRRFTEDETTFVQSVAHVLTAAIERERAEHELRRLYERAERGNAWLAASARMTAAVLVAPDQVTAFDTVATLARQMAGVDLATVAVPDENGNLVVTTADIAAGLPVGPEELRGLTIRLSDERTLDELARGAMVILDRLDLHGSRLTPVPDLPFATALVVPMRITGNAPATLILCNRAGIEHHQPRDHDLVQAFANDASLALELVHAQQERARLAVFKDRDRIARDLHDQVIQRLFAVGLQLQSLIRLIGDLAAARLTAATNALDQTIDDIRRTIFNLQTG
- a CDS encoding DUF5995 family protein, with product MPATATATTTTTTNITTTEPLFIGWSGLLPPLPAAYSPTQAQQCADGAPECVDATITQMQSRFAPLAASCDHNAVFALTYLRTTEEYRRTAAQPAFFADVAYVNTEDAVFAAYYFHAYDAWLAGDGGGGVSPAWQIAFDAAAGRQLAGAGNILLGMNAHVNRDLPLVLASLGLVTAGGQSRKADHDKVNVMLNRVIDPLLREAADRFDPSIDDIASPLGLSYTVLMQILVAWRETAWRNAERLVNAPTAEARVQIQREIETTAAATATVLRTAYAVPRLLPLGQNRDTYCAARSARS